A genomic region of Microlunatus sagamiharensis contains the following coding sequences:
- a CDS encoding substrate-binding domain-containing protein → MIPRRTRVGLSLVAATTALVLTACSGGGAPEPAPAGSAGAGGGGNSGYTFAMVTHETPGDTFWDKIKAGAQQAATDTGSTLKYSNDPDPAKQSTLIQNAVDSKVDGIATTLATPDALKGAVQSAKAANIPVVAFNSGIDQYKDVGALMYFGSDETLAGQTAGQRIAAAGAKHPLCVIQAAGSVALEARCAGVKNGVAGTENLQVNGADDSSVVSSLQAKLSEDKSIDYVVTLGAPIALDAIKAIDQSSSSAKLITFDLNAEAAQDIKDGKIQFSIDQQPYVQGYLAITSLYLNKKNGNDIGGGKPTLTGPSFVDSSNIDVILPFTKNNTR, encoded by the coding sequence ATGATCCCTCGCAGAACTCGCGTCGGGCTGAGCCTCGTCGCAGCGACCACCGCGCTCGTCCTGACCGCCTGCAGCGGAGGGGGCGCTCCTGAGCCCGCTCCCGCGGGCAGCGCCGGCGCCGGAGGCGGTGGCAACAGCGGCTACACCTTCGCGATGGTCACCCACGAGACCCCGGGCGACACGTTCTGGGACAAGATCAAGGCCGGCGCGCAGCAGGCGGCGACCGACACGGGCTCCACGCTGAAGTACTCGAACGACCCCGATCCCGCCAAGCAGTCCACGCTCATCCAGAACGCCGTGGACTCGAAGGTCGACGGGATCGCGACGACGCTGGCCACCCCGGACGCGCTCAAGGGTGCGGTGCAGAGCGCCAAGGCGGCGAACATCCCGGTGGTCGCCTTCAACTCCGGGATCGACCAGTACAAGGACGTCGGCGCCCTCATGTACTTCGGCTCGGACGAGACCCTCGCCGGCCAGACGGCCGGCCAGCGGATCGCGGCGGCCGGGGCGAAGCACCCGCTGTGCGTGATCCAGGCGGCCGGCTCGGTCGCGCTGGAGGCGCGGTGCGCGGGCGTCAAGAACGGCGTCGCCGGCACCGAGAACCTCCAGGTCAACGGCGCGGACGACTCGTCGGTCGTCTCGAGCCTCCAGGCCAAGCTGAGCGAGGACAAGTCGATCGACTACGTCGTCACGCTGGGTGCCCCGATCGCCCTCGACGCCATCAAGGCGATCGACCAGTCGAGCAGCTCGGCCAAGCTGATCACCTTCGACCTGAACGCCGAGGCCGCCCAAGACATCAAGGACGGCAAGATCCAGTTCTCGATCGACCAGCAGCCGTACGTGCAGGGCTACCTCGCGATCACGTCGCTCTACCTGAACAAGAAGAACGGCAACGACATCGGCGGCGGCAAGCCGACCCTGACCGGCCCGTCCTTCGTCGACAGCAGCAACATCGACGTCATCCTCCCGTTCACCAAGAACAACACCCGCTAG
- a CDS encoding ABC transporter permease, translating to MSQTVKTAPAGAPAEASNRVSLGLSNRLLARPEVGAAVAAIVILIFFLIMAPAFRSPASFFTVLYQASTIGIVAVGVGMLMIGGEFDLSAGVVPVSAGLVNAMFCYNLGVNLVVGAVLSLVFALLVGFLNGYLVMRTGIPSFLITLGTFFVLQGANLGVTKLVTGSVSTPNINQMDGYAFLHLVFASSFKLGPVTVWGTVIWWLLFVALSAYVLQRTRIGNWIYAVGGNAASARAVGVPVTRVKIGLFMATSFLGWFIGMHSLYNFNTLQAGNGVGNEFLYIIAAVVGGTLMTGGYGNAWGVAIGAFIFGMTSLCIVYAGWDPNWFKAFLGVMLLLAVLVNLYVKKLSTTRKVG from the coding sequence ATGAGTCAAACCGTCAAGACCGCACCGGCCGGTGCACCGGCTGAGGCGTCGAACCGCGTCAGCCTCGGACTCTCGAACCGGTTGCTCGCGCGCCCCGAGGTGGGTGCGGCCGTGGCCGCGATCGTGATCCTGATCTTCTTCCTGATCATGGCGCCGGCCTTCCGGTCGCCCGCCTCGTTCTTCACCGTGCTCTACCAGGCCTCGACGATCGGCATCGTGGCCGTCGGCGTGGGCATGCTGATGATCGGCGGCGAGTTCGACCTGTCCGCCGGCGTCGTCCCGGTCTCGGCCGGGCTGGTCAACGCCATGTTCTGCTACAACCTCGGCGTCAACCTCGTCGTCGGGGCGGTGCTGTCGCTCGTCTTCGCCCTGCTCGTCGGGTTCCTGAACGGCTACCTGGTGATGAGGACGGGAATCCCGAGCTTCCTCATCACCCTCGGCACGTTCTTCGTGCTGCAGGGGGCGAACCTCGGCGTCACCAAGCTGGTGACGGGCTCGGTGTCGACGCCCAACATCAACCAGATGGACGGCTACGCCTTCCTGCACCTGGTCTTCGCCTCCAGCTTCAAGCTGGGTCCGGTGACCGTGTGGGGGACCGTGATCTGGTGGCTGCTGTTCGTGGCGCTGTCGGCGTACGTCCTCCAGCGGACCCGGATCGGCAACTGGATCTACGCCGTCGGCGGCAACGCGGCCAGCGCCCGCGCCGTGGGTGTCCCGGTGACCCGCGTCAAGATCGGCCTCTTCATGGCCACGTCGTTCCTCGGCTGGTTCATCGGCATGCACAGCCTCTACAACTTCAACACCCTCCAGGCCGGCAACGGCGTGGGCAACGAGTTCCTCTACATCATCGCCGCGGTGGTGGGCGGGACGCTGATGACCGGTGGCTACGGCAACGCCTGGGGCGTGGCGATCGGCGCCTTCATCTTCGGCATGACCAGCCTCTGCATCGTCTACGCCGGCTGGGACCCGAACTGGTTCAAGGCCTTCCTCGGCGTGATGCTGCTGCTGGCCGTGCTGGTCAACCTCTACGTCAAGAAGCTCTCCACCACGCGAAAGGTGGGCTGA
- a CDS encoding ATP-binding cassette domain-containing protein: MTDTLQEHADPELTEGESLIEMRDVGKTYGAIRALKGINLTVNAGEVSCVLGDNGAGKSTLIKIMAGLHPHNEGEMLVDGQPVHFGSPRESLSHGIATVYQDLAVVGLMEVWRNFFLGSEMTGSKFPLSGLKVKDMKRIADEELRKMGIVVKDIDQPIGELSGGQRQCVAIARAVYFGARVLILDEPTAALGVKQSGVVLKYTAAARDAGLGVVFITHNPHHAYLVGNHFIILKLGQAVLDKHRSEVGLDELTRQMAGGDELTELSHELQR, encoded by the coding sequence ATGACCGACACGCTGCAGGAGCACGCGGACCCGGAGCTGACCGAGGGCGAGTCGCTCATCGAGATGCGGGACGTGGGCAAGACGTACGGCGCCATCCGGGCGCTGAAGGGCATCAACCTCACGGTGAACGCGGGCGAGGTGTCCTGCGTCCTCGGTGACAACGGCGCCGGCAAGTCGACCCTGATCAAGATCATGGCCGGCCTGCACCCGCACAACGAGGGAGAGATGCTCGTCGACGGCCAGCCCGTGCACTTCGGCTCCCCGCGGGAGTCGCTCTCGCACGGCATCGCGACGGTCTACCAGGACCTCGCGGTGGTCGGCCTCATGGAGGTGTGGCGCAACTTCTTCCTCGGCTCCGAGATGACCGGCAGCAAGTTCCCGCTCTCGGGGCTCAAGGTCAAGGACATGAAGCGCATCGCCGACGAGGAGCTGCGCAAGATGGGCATCGTCGTCAAGGACATCGACCAGCCCATCGGCGAGCTGTCCGGCGGCCAGCGTCAGTGCGTCGCCATCGCCCGTGCCGTGTACTTCGGCGCCCGGGTGCTGATCCTCGACGAGCCGACGGCGGCGCTCGGGGTGAAGCAGTCGGGCGTGGTGCTGAAGTACACCGCGGCCGCCCGCGACGCCGGGCTGGGTGTCGTGTTCATCACCCACAACCCGCACCACGCCTACCTGGTCGGCAACCACTTCATCATCCTCAAGCTCGGCCAGGCGGTGCTCGACAAGCACCGTTCCGAGGTGGGGCTGGACGAGCTGACCCGGCAGATGGCCGGGGGCGACGAGCTCACCGAGCTCAGCCACGAGCTGCAGCGCTGA
- a CDS encoding TfoX/Sxy family protein, with protein MPYDRDLADRLRAVLGGWDDERDDDLGMVDEKPMFGGLGFMVAGHLAVCAGSGGGLLVRVHPGEQEKLTEADGVEPMRMAGRPRAAGSTSTPPLSPTTRP; from the coding sequence GTGCCGTACGACCGCGACCTCGCCGACCGCCTGCGCGCGGTGCTCGGCGGCTGGGACGACGAGCGCGACGACGACCTCGGGATGGTCGACGAGAAGCCGATGTTCGGCGGGCTGGGGTTCATGGTCGCCGGGCACCTCGCCGTCTGCGCGGGTTCGGGCGGCGGCCTCCTCGTCCGTGTCCACCCAGGCGAGCAGGAGAAGCTGACCGAGGCCGACGGCGTCGAGCCGATGCGGATGGCCGGCCGCCCTCGCGCAGCTGGGTCGACGTCGACCCCGCCGCTCTCGCCGACGACGAGGCCTTGA
- a CDS encoding TIGR03089 family protein → MPLIADLLARRVRSDGSAPLVTCYDLGDGTRVELSATTTANWVAKTSNLLTDELLLEPGALVELDVAREHPGHWMTLVWALSCWQVGATVTLGRPDEAALLVTGPTPGAGTGGTEVVACSLHPLGLGIGDLPAGVVDFATEVRGQPDQWSGLPVTGDAPAWRDDTRSLTQQDLLAGDPADARRVLVTAGGAWETVRDALVVPLRDGGSSVVVSGTPDPARVAGIAATERVDVVLPS, encoded by the coding sequence GTGCCGCTCATCGCCGACCTGCTCGCCCGCCGCGTCCGCAGCGACGGCTCGGCCCCGCTCGTCACCTGCTACGACCTCGGCGACGGCACCCGGGTCGAGCTGTCGGCCACCACCACGGCGAACTGGGTCGCCAAGACCAGCAACCTGCTGACCGACGAGCTGCTGCTCGAGCCGGGCGCCCTCGTCGAGCTGGACGTGGCGCGGGAGCACCCGGGCCACTGGATGACGCTGGTGTGGGCCCTGTCCTGCTGGCAGGTCGGCGCCACCGTCACGCTCGGGCGGCCGGACGAGGCCGCCCTGCTGGTGACCGGCCCGACCCCCGGGGCCGGCACGGGTGGGACCGAGGTGGTCGCCTGCTCGCTGCACCCGCTCGGCCTCGGGATCGGTGACCTGCCGGCGGGCGTCGTCGACTTCGCGACGGAGGTGCGGGGCCAGCCGGACCAGTGGTCCGGCCTGCCGGTCACGGGCGACGCCCCGGCCTGGCGCGACGACACCCGCTCGCTGACCCAGCAGGACCTGCTCGCCGGTGACCCGGCCGACGCCCGCCGGGTGCTGGTCACCGCGGGCGGGGCCTGGGAGACCGTGCGCGACGCGCTCGTCGTCCCGCTGCGCGACGGCGGCTCGTCGGTCGTGGTCAGCGGCACGCCCGACCCCGCCCGCGTCGCCGGGATCGCCGCGACCGAGCGCGTGGACGTCGTCCTCCCCAGCTGA
- a CDS encoding mannose-1-phosphate guanylyltransferase, whose product MRFVLIVAGGSGKRLWPLSRQGMPKQLLKVVGGKSLLRLAYERVEGLVPAENILVCTGRDYAQTVAADLPELPAENILGEPEGRDSLNAVAWPAAMLAARDPQAVVAVVTADQIMSPVEAFQDALREGFAVAEEGPDTLVTFGVVPTSPHTGYGYLHRGETLAAHPDVCTVRAFREKPDRDVAEHYLASGEYWWNSGMFVWRAATLLRQLEVLQPETYAAVTRLAAEPERLGEIYPGLQKISVDYAVMEPVSQGQGTARVVAVRLPITWHDVGGFTALAEHLPQDDRGNVTQGVSVLVDAHDNLVINQSEDGRLVAVVGLSGMVIVQTPQITLVCPSSEAERVKELVAQVTDQLGTTYA is encoded by the coding sequence ATGCGTTTCGTCCTGATCGTGGCCGGCGGTTCCGGCAAGAGGCTCTGGCCCCTGTCGCGGCAGGGCATGCCGAAGCAGCTGCTCAAGGTCGTCGGCGGCAAGAGCCTGCTGCGCCTGGCGTACGAGCGGGTCGAGGGCCTGGTGCCCGCGGAGAACATCCTCGTGTGCACCGGGCGCGACTACGCGCAGACCGTGGCCGCGGACCTCCCGGAGCTGCCGGCGGAGAACATCCTCGGCGAGCCCGAGGGCCGCGACTCGCTCAACGCCGTCGCCTGGCCCGCGGCGATGCTCGCCGCCCGCGACCCCCAGGCCGTCGTCGCGGTCGTCACCGCCGACCAGATCATGAGCCCGGTCGAGGCCTTCCAGGACGCGTTGCGCGAAGGCTTCGCCGTGGCCGAGGAGGGCCCGGACACCCTCGTGACGTTCGGCGTCGTCCCCACCTCGCCGCACACCGGCTACGGCTACCTGCACCGCGGCGAGACGCTGGCCGCGCACCCCGACGTCTGCACGGTGCGCGCCTTCCGCGAGAAGCCGGACCGCGACGTCGCCGAGCACTACCTCGCCAGCGGCGAGTACTGGTGGAACTCCGGCATGTTCGTCTGGCGCGCGGCGACCCTGCTGCGCCAGCTCGAGGTGCTGCAGCCCGAGACGTACGCGGCCGTCACCCGCCTGGCCGCCGAGCCGGAGCGGCTCGGCGAGATCTACCCGGGGCTGCAGAAGATCAGCGTCGACTACGCCGTGATGGAGCCCGTGTCCCAGGGGCAGGGGACCGCACGCGTGGTCGCCGTCCGCCTGCCGATCACCTGGCACGACGTGGGCGGGTTCACGGCGCTGGCCGAGCACCTGCCCCAGGACGACCGCGGCAACGTCACGCAGGGCGTCAGCGTCCTCGTCGACGCCCACGACAACCTGGTCATCAACCAGTCCGAGGACGGCCGCCTCGTCGCCGTGGTCGGGCTGTCGGGGATGGTCATCGTCCAGACGCCGCAGATCACCCTGGTCTGCCCGTCGAGCGAGGCCGAGCGCGTCAAGGAGCTCGTCGCCCAGGTGACGGACCAGCTCGGCACGACGTACGCGTAA
- a CDS encoding DUF3105 domain-containing protein, with protein MTHAPLPKPSSGRSDGSGAPPKPGKKGATGAGGGKGGGGNRRDRLASFEKARKAEQRRRTVLLLGICVVVAAALLAYPIYLVAKDTKATAAGLAGLGATLADAGCDPVSENQATGNQEHVAEGTKVTYDQSPPDSGKHYPSPAAFTKHFYTEDDRPQLETLVHNLEHGYTIAWYRADASTEDVNALRQAAGTFGSETYDPSQKFIAAPYSSADGTFPEGKDMVLARWTANPQNPADQTQQKGVRQSCTKVSGQAIADFMAKYPVASSPEPNGA; from the coding sequence ATGACCCACGCGCCCCTGCCGAAGCCCTCCTCCGGCCGGTCCGACGGCAGCGGCGCCCCGCCGAAGCCCGGGAAGAAGGGCGCCACGGGGGCCGGCGGCGGCAAGGGCGGCGGCGGCAACCGGCGCGACCGGCTCGCCTCGTTCGAGAAGGCCCGCAAGGCCGAGCAGCGCCGCCGCACCGTGCTGCTGCTCGGGATCTGCGTCGTGGTCGCCGCGGCCCTGCTGGCCTACCCGATCTACCTCGTGGCCAAGGACACCAAGGCCACGGCCGCCGGGCTCGCCGGGCTGGGCGCGACGCTCGCCGACGCCGGCTGCGACCCCGTGAGCGAGAACCAGGCGACGGGCAACCAGGAGCACGTGGCCGAGGGCACCAAGGTCACCTACGACCAGTCCCCGCCCGACTCCGGCAAGCACTACCCCTCGCCCGCCGCCTTCACCAAGCACTTCTACACCGAGGACGACCGGCCCCAGCTCGAGACGCTCGTGCACAACCTCGAGCACGGCTACACCATCGCCTGGTACCGCGCCGACGCCTCGACCGAGGACGTCAACGCCCTGCGCCAGGCGGCCGGCACCTTCGGCAGCGAGACCTACGACCCGTCGCAGAAGTTCATCGCCGCGCCCTACTCGAGCGCCGACGGCACCTTCCCCGAGGGCAAGGACATGGTCCTCGCCCGCTGGACGGCGAACCCGCAGAACCCGGCCGACCAGACCCAGCAGAAGGGCGTGCGCCAGTCCTGCACCAAGGTCAGCGGCCAGGCGATCGCCGACTTCATGGCCAAGTACCCGGTCGCGAGCAGCCCCGAGCCCAACGGGGCTTGA
- a CDS encoding coenzyme F420-0:L-glutamate ligase: protein MTGPGRAEVSVLALGGIGEVHPGDDLAALVLDAAAGDPAGPLRDGDVLVVTSKVVSKSEGRSVPAEARESAIREAAVHTLARRGPTRIVRDRNGLVLAAAGVDNSNVDPGRVLLLPVDPDASAARIRSALRERAGVDVGVVVSDTLGRAWRLGQTDVAIGAAGVRVVEDYAGRTDTYGNDLHVTAVALADELASAADLVKTKLAGRPVALVRGLAHLVGDDAGTARDLARDPAQDMFGHGSQEAVLAAVLEAVGQPGRYEELLDLPREARARALLDGPGGEDLEPAAAALVERLLVADLHRRDA from the coding sequence CGAGGTCCACCCGGGCGACGACCTCGCCGCCCTGGTCCTCGACGCCGCGGCCGGGGACCCGGCGGGCCCGCTGCGCGACGGGGACGTCCTCGTGGTCACGTCCAAGGTCGTGAGCAAGAGCGAGGGCCGCTCCGTCCCGGCCGAGGCCCGGGAGTCCGCCATCCGTGAGGCGGCCGTGCACACCCTCGCCCGTCGCGGCCCCACCCGGATCGTCCGCGACCGCAACGGCCTGGTGCTCGCCGCTGCGGGGGTCGACAACTCCAACGTGGACCCCGGCCGGGTCCTGCTGCTCCCCGTCGACCCCGACGCCAGCGCCGCCCGCATCCGGTCCGCCCTCCGCGAGCGCGCCGGGGTGGACGTCGGCGTCGTCGTCTCCGACACCCTCGGGCGGGCCTGGCGCCTCGGCCAGACCGACGTCGCCATCGGCGCCGCCGGCGTCCGCGTGGTCGAGGACTACGCCGGGCGCACCGACACCTACGGCAACGACCTGCACGTCACCGCCGTCGCGCTGGCCGACGAGCTGGCCTCCGCGGCGGACCTGGTCAAGACCAAGCTCGCCGGGCGCCCGGTCGCGCTCGTCCGGGGGCTCGCCCACCTCGTCGGCGACGACGCGGGCACCGCGCGCGACCTGGCGCGCGATCCCGCGCAGGACATGTTCGGCCACGGCAGCCAGGAGGCCGTGCTCGCCGCCGTCCTGGAGGCGGTCGGGCAGCCGGGCCGTTACGAGGAGCTGCTCGACCTCCCCCGCGAGGCACGGGCGCGTGCGCTGCTGGACGGTCCCGGCGGCGAGGACCTCGAACCCGCCGCCGCCGCCCTCGTCGAACGGCTGCTGGTCGCCGACCTGCACCGCCGCGACGCCTGA